From a single Saccharomyces kudriavzevii IFO 1802 strain IFO1802 genome assembly, chromosome: 15 genomic region:
- the CIN5 gene encoding Cin5p (similar to Saccharomyces cerevisiae YAP6 (YDR259C) and CIN5 (YOR028C); ancestral locus Anc_5.619), whose amino-acid sequence MLMQIKMNNHPSNFQPVLVSHPMSRDSTTPKKITDKDFLPSSVGFIKEENRPSLYTIPVVTSNVTLPQIQLPKIGTLEEPAFESRTGSITDLSARRNSVNIGALCEDVPNAAGPRIPRPVTMIGSVPAPLPRLNMSQLTDAHSNYHFNSNQYTASHTSLEPFYTTTSTFANPPIASYFPSNSTPTTRKNSTTMNCLSEEKRRVSVSLSEQAFNEGERYNNDGQLIGKTGKLLRNTKRAAQNRSAQKAFRKRREKYIKDLEEKSNLFDELVKENRELKNMIKSLKSKVKE is encoded by the coding sequence ATGTTAATGCAAATAAAGATGAACAACCATCCTTCGAATTTCCAACCTGTTTTAGTTTCTCATCCAATGAGCAGAGATAGCACCacgccaaaaaaaattacgGACAAAGATTTCCTTCCAAGTTCTGTAGGATTTatcaaggaagaaaacAGACCTAGCCTGTATACGATTCCGGTAGTCACATCTAACGTCACTCTACCGCAGATTCAACTCCCCAAGATTGGGACACTTGAAGAGCCGGCATTTGAAAGCAGAACTGGGTCGATTACGGATCTTTCTGCTAGAAGAAACTCCGTTAACATAGGAGCATTGTGTGAAGATGTTCCAAATGCTGCCGGACCACGCATTCCAAGACCGGTTACAATGATTGGTTCGGTTCCTGCACCTCTGCCAAGACTAAACATGTCGCAACTAACAGATGCCCACTCAAACTATCACTTCAATTCTAACCAGTATACCGCATCCCATACATCGTTGGAACCCTTTTACACTACAACATCTACTTTCGCTAATCCCCCGATTGCTTCATACTTTCCCTCGAATAGCACGCcaacaacaagaaaaaacagtacCACCATGAATTGCCTCTCCGAAGAAAAACGTCGGGTTTCCGTTTCTCTTTCGGAACAAGCTTTCAATGAAGGAGAAAGGTATAATAATGACGGGCAGTTGATCGGCAAAACAGGTAAACTGCTAAGAAATACAAAGAGAGCGGCTCAAAATAGAAGTGCACAAAAGGCGTTTAGAAAACGCCGTGAAAAGTACATCAAGgatcttgaagaaaaatccaaTCTATTTGACGAGTTGGTAAAGGAAAACAgggaattgaaaaatatgatcAAATCTTTAAAATCCAAGGTGAAAGAGTAA
- the DFG16 gene encoding Dfg16p (similar to Saccharomyces cerevisiae DFG16 (YOR030W); ancestral locus Anc_5.622) has protein sequence MNVRLHFYYLLILIVNLELIDAHGKRARERNKPSEVEISLPKHKNGDRRPLPFDHRPHFDRKHIDHIPAYNLTDLIDDRILNKYGNSCTANVLTGGFISLELPSLVYNYTLNYPSFLIRCDNGGVNPNFSHILQNFVRDINSNLNVQDDSSQYVGKDPFPLGMMMITFASGCICVATWMLFLVVLLLPSDNHNRRKKLVHIYVLFSAVIRTVFLNETIAVIFNSQYHDDYQDASQFESSIVETASYKICELVSNILSDINWIYIAHYLQSNYGKPTWNWIPFKMKKGTRFIIIVGCFLSLADNLLFGNLLWRKNLIVLRIFYKGVELLIYTIFISVICYFTWHNFAYILLPRTAETNRDSKYKTKLRILWENYHETIPLLTYNILIFLLFYFTTIFFAAFTLHVRGWTFNFVRFLRVLITVNVWGLIGVLEKRELHISKKTVLGRKINNKDKFFANPTINYYEDDLGKHISSVTLNRELNRTHSNDTSHGLSSVVTSPSPTWKSPIERIKDRRRRRHKVVKSRNKPEQSPNKSSFNSNTRATLSKYRKLLSKPRRKANSYEPGTGIGPYKKLPVTRTEIDNHFGGSSCHDTDLSDNESVETELRTNHIYDYERSD, from the coding sequence ATGAACGTAAGATTGCATTTTTACTACCTCCTCATTTTAATTGTCAATCTAGAACTGATAGATGCACATGGAAAACGagcaagagaaagaaataaaccCTCAGAGGTGGAGATTTCACTTCCTAAACATAAAAATGGCGATCGAAGACCACTGCCTTTTGATCATCGACCACACTTCGACCGGAAACACATCGATCATATTCCAGCGTATAATCTCACTGATTTAATAGATGACAGAATACTAAACAAGTATGGCAATTCATGTACAGCAAATGTTTTGACGGGCGGATTTATTTCTCTAGAATTGCCTTCACTTGTATATAACTATACTTTAAATTATCCATCCTTTCTAATTCGTTGTGATAATGGTGGTGTAAATCCTAATTTTTCCCACATTTTACAAAACTTTGTTCGTGATATTAACAGCAATCTGAATGTTCAAGATGACAGTAGCCAGTACGTCGGAAAAGATCCGTTCCCCTTAGGGATGATGATGATCACGTTTGCCTCCGGGTGTATATGTGTCGCAACATGGATGCTTTTTTTAGTGGTGCTGTTACTTCCATCTGATAATCACAatagaaggaaaaaactTGTGCACATTTACGTACTTTTTTCGGCGGTTATAAGAACAGTTTTCCTCAACGAAACTATAGCCGTCATATTTAATAGTCAGTATCACGATGACTACCAGGATGCTAGCCAATTTGAATCCTCCATTGTAGAGACTGCTTCATATAAAATATGTGAATtagtttcaaatattttgagtGATATAAACTGGATTTATATTGCTCATTACTTACAGTCTAATTATGGAAAACCAACTTGGAATTGGATCCcattcaaaatgaaaaagggaaCTCgcttcattattattgtagGTTGCTTCCTTTCCCTAGCCGACAATCTTTTATTTGGAAACCTTCTctggagaaaaaatctcATTGTCTTAAGGATATTTTATAAGGGAGTGGAACTACTGATATACACAATTTTTATCTCCGTTATTTGTTACTTCACATGGCATAATTTTGCTTACATACTTTTACCGAGAACTGCTGAAACTAATAGGGATAGCAAGTATAAGACAAAACTCAGAATACTTTGGGAGAACTACCACGAAACAATACCATTATTGACCTACAATATCCTAATATTTCtcttattttattttacaACAATCTTTTTCGCTGCCTTCACCTTGCATGTTAGAGGATGGACTTTCAACTTCGTTCGCTTCTTACGAGTTTTGATAACAGTAAATGTTTGGGGTTTGATTGGAGTATTAGAAAAGAGGGAGCTACATATAAGCAAAAAGACTGTACTCGGGcgaaaaataaacaataaagATAAGTTTTTCGCCAATCCAACAATCAACTATTATGAGGACGATTTAGGCAAGCACATAAGTTCCGTGACGTTAAACCGAGAACTAAATCGCACTCACAGTAACGACACTTCACATGGTTTATCAAGCGTAGTGACTTCTCCTTCGCCTACCTGGAAATCaccaattgaaagaataaaagatagaagaagaagaaggcaTAAGGTCGTGAAAAGCAGGAATAAACCTGAGCAAAGCCCGAATAAATCCAGTTTTAACTCCAATACTAGAGCAACATTATCCAAATACCGAAAGCTATTGAGCAAGCCTAGGCGAAAAGCTAATTCATATGAGCCAGGAACTGGGATCGGACCGTATAAAAAGCTCCCAGTTACTAGGACCGAAATCGACAACCATTTTGGTGGCTCATCATGTCATGATACAGATCTTAGTGACAACGAAAGTGTGGAAACTGAACTCCGAACCAACCACATTTACGATTACGAAAGAAGCGATTAA
- the SKDI15G1840 gene encoding uncharacterized protein (similar to Saccharomyces cerevisiae YOR029W), whose product MAATNNWILSNFLFLSKRCVMKMYYLVPFYIFQFNNDAGITCFLEWGGDPYQITFSLPLTGHLPFCFWLFFAYYSSYPQAIL is encoded by the coding sequence atgGCCGCTACTAATAATTGGATATTATCTAATTTCCTATTCCTAAGCAAGAGATGCGTGATGAAAATGTATTACCTTGTtcctttttatatatttcaaTTTAATAATGATGCAGGCATTACCTGTTTTCTCGAGTGGGGAGGCGATCCTTATCAAATTACTTTCTCCCTGCCACTAACAGGGCACTTGCCTTTCTGCTTTTGGCTATTTTTTGCCTACTACTCCTCCTACCCTCAAGCCATCCTCTAG
- the STI1 gene encoding Hsp90 cochaperone STI1 (similar to Saccharomyces cerevisiae STI1 (YOR027W); ancestral locus Anc_5.617) produces MSLTADEYKQQGNAAFTAKNYDGAIELFTKAIEVSETPSHVLFSNRSACYTSLKKFSDALNDANECVKINPSWSKGYNRLGAAHLGLGDLDEAESDYKKALELDANNKAAKDGLEQVHRTQQARQAQPDLGLTQLFADPNLIENLKKNPKTSEMMKDPQLVAKLISYKMNPQAIGQDLFSDPRLMTIMATLMGVDLNMGDTSESNSMPNEPVTNSSSEQKKDAESPAVPTTKNESSSTAPQQKDAEEPEPMEVDEDNSKAEADNEKAEGNKFYKAHQFDEAIEHYNRAWELHKDITYLNNRAAAEYEKGDYETVIATLNDAVEKGRDMRADYKVISKSFARIGNAYHKLGDLKKTIEYYQKSLTEHRTADILAKLRNVEKEQKKAEAEAYINPDKAEEARLEGKEYFTKSDWPNAVKAYTEMIKRAPEDARGYSNRAAALAKLMSFPEAIADCNKAIEKDPNFVRAYIRMAAAQIAVKEFAAALETLDVARTKDAEVNKGASAKEIDQLYYKASQQRFQPDTGSETPEETYQRAMKDPEVAAIMQDPVMQSILQQAQQNPAALQEHMKNPAVFKKIQTLIAAGIIRTGR; encoded by the coding sequence ATGTCATTGACTGCCGACGAATATAAGCAACAAGGTAACGCTGCATTTACTGCTAAGAATTACGATGGAGCCATCGAACTTTTCACTAAAGCCATCGAGGTCTCTGAGACTCCAAGCcatgttttattttccaacAGATCTGCCTGTTACACctctttgaagaagttcAGCGACGCTTTGAATGATGCTAATGAATGTGTCAAAATCAATCCATCTTGGTCCAAGGGTTATAATAGACTCGGTGCCGCCCATTTAGGTCTTGGTGATCTTGATGAAGCTGAAAGTGACTATAAGAAAGCTCTGGAACTAGATGCCAATAACAAAGCCGCCAAAGACGGGTTGGAACAGGTCCATCGTACTCAACAAGCGAGACAGGCACAGCCAGATTTAGGGTTGACGCAATTATTCGCTGACCCAAATCTCATTGAAaacctgaagaaaaatccaaaaacCAGTGAAATGATGAAAGATCCTCAATTGGTAGCAAAGTTGATTAGTTACAAAATGAATCCGCAAGCCATTGGCCAAGATTTGTTTTCCGATCCAAGATTAATGACCATCATGGCTACATTAATGGGCGTCGACTTAAACATGGGTGATACAAGCGAATCAAACTCCATGCCAAATGAGCCAGTAACCAATAGCAGTTCTgagcaaaagaaagatgcCGAATCACCAGCCGTTCCCACCACAAAGAATGAGAGTTCTTCAACAGCACCACAACAGAAAGACGCCGAGGAGCCCGAGCCAATGGAAGTTGACGAAGACAATTCTAAAGCCGAAGCCGACAATGAAAAGGCTGAAGGTAACAAGTTTTACAAAGCCCACCAGTTTGATGAGGCTATTGAGCACTACAACAGGGCATGGGAATTACACAAAGACATCACCTACTTGAACAACCGTGCTGCTGCTGAATATGAAAAGGGTGACTATGAAACCGTTATTGCGACTTTGAACGATGCTGTCGAGAAAGGTAGAGACATGAGAGCCGATTACAAGGTCATATCTAAGTCATTTGCACGTATCGGTAATGCTTATCACAAACTAGgtgacttgaaaaaaaccataGAATACTATCAAAAATCCCTGACTGAACATCGTACAGCTGACATTTTGGCCAAACTGAGGAACGTTGAGAAGGAACAGAAAAAGGCTGAGGCTGAAGCATACATCAATCCTGATAAGGCAGAGGAAGCTCGTCTTGAAGGTAAAGAATATTTCACGAAGAGTGACTGGCCAAATGCTGTTAAGGCTTATACTGAAATGATCAAAAGAGCACCTGAAGATGCAAGAGGATATTCTAACAGAGCTGCTGCCCTTGCGAAGTTGATGTCTTTCCCCGAAGCTATCGCAGATTGTAATAAAgccattgaaaaagatccTAACTTCGTGAGAGCGTACATCAGAATGGCCGCGGCACAAATTGCCGTTAAAGAATTCGCTGCTGCTTTGGAAACATTGGACGTGGCAAGGACCAAGGATGCAGAAGTGAATAAGGGTGCTAGtgccaaagaaattgacCAACTTTATTACAAGGCAAGCCAGCAGAGATTTCAACCGGACACCGGCAGCGAAACCCCAGAAGAGACCTATCAAAGGGCCATGAAGGATCCTGAAGTGGCCGCCATCATGCAAGATCCTGTCATGCAAAGTATCCTGCAACAGGCTCAACAGAATCCTGCCGCGTTACAAGAGCATATGAAAAACCCAGCAGTATTCAAGAAGATTCAAACTTTGATTGCTGCTGGTATAATCCGCACTGGTCGCtaa